A stretch of the Photobacterium toruni genome encodes the following:
- a CDS encoding CvfB family protein, whose amino-acid sequence MIKIGQYNTLEVIKLVDFGVFLNGGDDFGNILLPKNTVPAGTKLGDKLKVFIYFDSEDEVIATTDEPLVEVGGFAKLRIVGATTIGAFADWGLRKDLLIPFSEQRRRLEEGEEVMVRVYTDRASGRIVGSTKFNRFLDKTPANYKVGQEVQVVIAETTELGYKAVINGEHWGLFFKTEAFGKLFIGKQLKAYIQEIRPDGKINLSLQKVGLGKVDDLADKILTSLEIKGGFIPVSDKSSPEDIFRVFRTSKATFKKTIGGLYKKGLIVIEKDGIRLNDND is encoded by the coding sequence ATGATTAAAATTGGACAATACAACACTCTAGAAGTTATCAAATTGGTAGATTTTGGCGTGTTCCTTAATGGTGGTGATGATTTCGGTAATATCTTGTTACCAAAGAACACTGTGCCAGCAGGTACTAAGCTCGGCGACAAGCTTAAAGTTTTCATTTACTTTGACTCTGAAGATGAAGTCATTGCAACGACTGATGAACCATTAGTTGAAGTGGGTGGTTTTGCTAAACTGCGTATTGTAGGTGCAACAACGATTGGTGCATTTGCAGATTGGGGTCTACGTAAAGATTTACTTATTCCATTTAGTGAGCAACGTCGTCGTTTAGAAGAAGGCGAAGAAGTGATGGTTCGTGTTTATACGGATCGCGCATCAGGTCGTATTGTTGGCTCAACTAAGTTCAACCGTTTTCTTGATAAAACACCGGCGAATTACAAAGTAGGCCAAGAAGTACAAGTTGTTATTGCTGAAACAACAGAGCTTGGCTACAAAGCGGTTATTAATGGTGAGCATTGGGGCTTATTCTTTAAGACAGAAGCATTCGGTAAGCTGTTTATTGGTAAGCAACTAAAAGCTTATATCCAAGAAATTCGTCCAGACGGTAAAATTAACCTATCACTACAAAAAGTAGGCTTAGGTAAAGTTGATGATTTAGCGGATAAGATCCTAACGTCTTTAGAGATCAAAGGTGGCTTTATTCCGGTAAGTGATAAATCAAGCCCTGAAGATATTTTCCGTGTATTCCGTACTAGTAAAGCAACGTTTAAGAAAACGATTGGCGGTTTATACAAAAAAGGCTTAATTGTGATCGAAAAAGACGGTATCCGTCTGAATGATAACGATTAA
- a CDS encoding glutaredoxin family protein has product MKRITLFTQKNCAHCKDAQQYMKIKGYPFRLVDIANPQGRKELSRTGARSVPVIKIGDSVLMGWNITKFEKLLHEND; this is encoded by the coding sequence ATGAAACGTATTACCCTGTTTACTCAGAAAAACTGTGCGCATTGTAAAGATGCTCAGCAGTATATGAAAATAAAAGGTTATCCTTTTCGTTTAGTCGATATTGCAAATCCACAAGGCAGAAAAGAATTAAGTCGAACAGGTGCTCGCTCTGTCCCTGTTATTAAAATTGGGGATAGTGTGCTTATGGGTTGGAATATAACCAAATTCGAAAAGCTGTTGCACGAAAACGATTAA
- the moeB gene encoding molybdopterin-synthase adenylyltransferase MoeB: MTTQQHAPAELSDQEMLRYNRQIILRQFDFEGQEALKASSMLILGAGGLGCASSQYLAAAGVGKITLIDDDKVEVSNLQRQVLHTDATVGMLKVESAKQALTAINPYLTVETIAKRLTDAELLPLIKHHDLVLDCCDNVDTRNQLNRLCFETKTPLVSGAAIRMEGQISVYNYHDDEPCYQCLSALFGQQTLTCVEAGIMSPVVGIVGAVQAMEAIKVATNVGTPLTGKILMLDAMNMSWREMKLMKQPSCSVCG, encoded by the coding sequence ATGACAACACAACAACACGCCCCTGCCGAATTATCAGATCAAGAAATGCTGCGCTATAACCGTCAAATTATTCTGCGCCAATTTGATTTTGAAGGTCAAGAAGCATTAAAAGCTTCTTCAATGTTAATTTTAGGTGCAGGCGGTTTAGGCTGTGCTTCTTCGCAATACCTTGCAGCCGCTGGCGTGGGAAAAATCACCCTTATTGATGACGATAAAGTTGAAGTTTCTAACTTACAACGCCAAGTGTTGCATACAGATGCTACTGTCGGCATGCTCAAAGTTGAGTCGGCTAAACAAGCATTAACCGCTATTAATCCTTATTTAACCGTTGAAACCATTGCTAAACGTTTAACAGATGCTGAATTATTACCACTTATAAAACACCATGATTTAGTGTTAGATTGCTGTGATAACGTTGACACGCGTAATCAGTTAAATCGCTTATGCTTTGAGACTAAAACTCCCTTAGTTTCAGGGGCGGCTATCCGTATGGAAGGTCAAATTAGTGTTTATAACTACCATGATGATGAACCTTGTTATCAGTGTTTAAGCGCCCTTTTTGGTCAGCAAACATTAACCTGTGTTGAAGCTGGTATTATGTCACCCGTTGTCGGTATTGTTGGCGCAGTACAAGCCATGGAAGCGATTAAAGTTGCCACCAATGTCGGTACACCGTTAACGGGTAAGATCTTGATGTTAGATGCAATGAATATGAGCTGGCGCGAGATGAAATTAATGAAGCAACCAAGCTGCTCTGTGTGTGGCTAA
- the moeA gene encoding molybdopterin molybdotransferase MoeA: MGCCDVPGLMTVETALNNILTQVSPLTTITTVALTDAMGMVLAEDILSPINVPPFANSAMDGYALRAADLEHTDTLTMIGKSFAGIPFTGTCEAGQCVRIMTGAEIPAGTDVVIMQEETHVNGDSIQFTIKPKANDNIRPIGDDVHLGETVLVKGTRLTAREMPLLASLGIASFTVYRRPKVAFFSTGDELRPVGEALAAGQIYDSNRYGIKALLEKFGCDVLDLGIIPDCPEKLRQAFVTASTDADVVITSGGVSVGEADYTKDILDQEGQIGFWKIAMKPGKPFAFGTINNAWFCGLPGNPVSAMLTLYQLVQPMLAKLAGHSQYQPPVRLQAKATSMFKKRPGRTDFQRGIYSINNGQFEVTTTGNQGSGAFSSMHHANCFVVLEQDRGRVEAGELVTIEMFNHTMY, translated from the coding sequence ATGGGATGCTGCGACGTACCAGGTTTAATGACTGTTGAAACTGCGTTAAATAATATTCTAACTCAAGTTTCACCACTAACGACAATCACCACTGTAGCATTAACTGATGCTATGGGTATGGTGCTTGCTGAAGATATTCTATCGCCAATCAATGTACCGCCTTTTGCTAACTCAGCAATGGATGGCTATGCCCTTCGTGCCGCGGATCTTGAGCATACTGATACTTTAACCATGATTGGTAAGTCATTTGCAGGGATCCCATTTACTGGCACTTGTGAAGCAGGTCAATGTGTCCGCATTATGACAGGTGCTGAAATTCCAGCAGGCACTGATGTTGTTATCATGCAAGAAGAGACCCATGTAAATGGCGATAGCATTCAATTTACAATCAAGCCAAAAGCAAACGACAACATTCGTCCGATTGGTGATGATGTTCATTTGGGTGAAACAGTTTTAGTGAAAGGTACGCGCTTAACTGCACGTGAAATGCCACTGCTCGCGTCATTAGGTATTGCTTCTTTTACGGTATATCGTCGTCCTAAAGTCGCCTTTTTCTCTACAGGTGATGAATTGCGCCCTGTCGGTGAAGCATTAGCAGCAGGTCAGATTTACGATAGCAACCGTTATGGCATCAAAGCGTTATTAGAAAAATTTGGCTGTGATGTGTTAGATCTTGGTATTATTCCCGATTGTCCAGAAAAACTACGCCAAGCCTTTGTAACCGCATCAACAGATGCTGATGTGGTAATTACATCTGGCGGTGTGAGTGTCGGTGAAGCCGATTACACCAAAGACATTTTAGATCAAGAAGGTCAAATCGGTTTTTGGAAAATTGCCATGAAACCGGGTAAACCATTTGCGTTTGGTACAATTAACAATGCATGGTTCTGTGGTCTTCCTGGCAACCCAGTATCTGCAATGCTGACCTTATATCAATTAGTACAACCAATGCTGGCAAAACTAGCGGGTCATAGCCAATACCAACCACCTGTTCGTTTGCAAGCTAAAGCAACATCAATGTTTAAAAAGCGCCCAGGACGTACTGACTTCCAACGCGGGATTTACAGCATTAATAATGGGCAATTTGAAGTAACAACGACAGGCAACCAAGGCTCTGGCGCATTTAGTTCAATGCACCATGCCAACTGTTTTGTCGTACTAGAGCAAGATCGTGGTCGTGTTGAAGCAGGTGAATTAGTCACGATTGAAATGTTTAACCACACCATGTACTAA